Proteins encoded together in one Plasmodium brasilianum strain Bolivian I chromosome 4, whole genome shotgun sequence window:
- a CDS encoding fam-m protein — MEEKIMSLLFMKIYTFILLRWTCLFCNDISTFNKHIDEKHNFDGKLNTRICRLLAKSKINNNSSIIWLKTMENNCENEQKDICTDAKMAKGKNKNSSISSLKKGQYYKQVIDYNNGFFDGKHFQFERKWVKKIDHDDYIEKNRMIATIASKKLKFRKYRYIVYIFLPTLLVGIGMPILQKYKCLPQPGDAFYNALQLEKWWDKALGAIMGQARHHFFYMVYGVILIAIVILIVTVTFKILKNKEIYNNIKLRAQLNE; from the exons atggaagaaaaaattatgtcactattatttatgaaaatttatacttttatccttttaagATGGACATGTCTTTTTTGCAATGatata AGTACGTTTAACAAACACATTGATGAAAAACACAACTTTGACGGTAAATTAAATACAAGAATTTGTAGATTACTagcaaaaagtaaaataaataataattcgaGTATTATATGGTTAAAAACAATGGAAAACAATTGTGAAAACGAAcaaaaagatatatgtaCTGATGCAAAAATGgccaaaggaaaaaacaaaaattctAGTATAAGTTCATTAAAAAAGGGACAATACTATAAACAAGTTattgattataataatggatTTTTTGATGGAAAGCATTTCCAATTTGAAAGAAAATGGGTCAAAAAAATAGATCATGATgattatattgaaaaaaataggatGATTGCTACCATAGCTtcaaaaaaactaaaatttagaaaataccgttatattgtttatatatttctaccTACTTTATTGGTGGGAATAGGAATGcctatattacaaaaatataaatgtttaccACAACCAGGAGATGCATTTTATAATGCACTGCAGTTAGAAAAATGGTGGGACAAAGCACTGGGTGCCATAATGGGTCAAGCTCgacatcattttttttacatggTATATGGTGTAATTTTGATTGCAATAGTTATATTAATTGTTACAGTGACTTTTAAGatccttaaaaataaagaaatatataataatattaaattgaGGGCCCagttaaatgaataa
- a CDS encoding STP1 protein — protein sequence MGSSQSIFLRGERELLSSWVKSHNIVAKINYIISKTNSLSRRGIKKEDFSNECLHLVNFLIKQKNERPNILSEKRWEALLREYLSTYFNNPSIHGICPFILKEQERELLKLSYKAQDFCKEKIDRLKFLIPYKTENENSYKCNNDPKCINNFKEYNAWIINTREVFFRNGIFNISQAIPQKIDIPRDEICDVFKDKTFHELVSEDLDKTVYIQDSYQGHEINTENVEERNSTIDSHTQEYKTAHEDKSHSSDTSEEDLVPQSDASEEQMSKIQPEDKYLKQNLLLQVLKQLETPQGTIKPFLEGIFLSKVNESDLSKHNESTIVTILVYASRMMFKQKKKIKRRHLKLMKIVTPSLSDGKSKCLTHTHIEDPLYNDEKITKNVILREHNINKNIKTSKTKKDRTKTIIEIHMQVLEECRNEKWESNKGEFLKICIEVFTNEKYKIYPHLTNEELIMESNKIMNDAELQKLLWNKWVERYGNLLEKLKKEDWFSNLKNEWKKEKAYIKKMEELKKKSSNENHNFSFLEREKDIWKQWIFKKGTIIEHYLEKEWFKSSEEKLQNMLYKIEIEEAINDVTLISMEELQNKKCYQEFYKYVKTKVLVKLCILVFMMVLEECKKEHFIESSESYFDSSLKEWKRETNLTKVSEIIKSITNDKGYISENKENTDHIEENFRKDIADWISEEDKYINFIVNDE from the exons ATGGGAAGTTCACAATctata TTCTTAAGGGGAGAACGTGAATTATTGAGCAGTTGGGTTAAGTCACATAATATAGTAgctaaaataaattatatcataAGTAAAACTAATTCCTTAAGTAGAAGGGGTATTAAGAAAGAAGATTTTAGTAATGAATGCTTACATCTAGTGAATTTTCTAATTAAACAAAAGAATGAACGTCCAAATATTTTGTCAGAGAAAAGGTGGGAAGCACTACTTAGAGAATATTTAAgtacatattttaacaatCCTTCTATACATGGAATATGtccttttatattaaagGAGCAAGAAAGagaacttttaaaattatcatataagGCACAAGATTTctgtaaagaaaaaattgatcGGCTAAAATTTCTAATACCCTATAAAacagaaaatgaaaattcatataaatgtaacaATGATcctaaatgtataaataactttaaagaatataatgCGTGGATTATAAATACAAGAGAAGTTTTTTTTCGAAACGGAATCTTTAATATATCCCAAGCAATACCACAAAAAATCGATATTCCGAGAGACGAAATATGCGATGTATTCAAGGACAAAACTTTTCATGAACTCGTAAGTGAAGACTTGGATAAAACAGTATACATTCAAGATTCGTATCAAGGACATGAAATAAATACAGAAAATGTAGAAGAACGAAATTCAACAATAGATTCACATACACAGGAATATAAAACTGCTCACGAAGATAAATCTCACTCATCTGATACATCTGAGGAAGATCTAGTACCACAATCCGACGCTTCTGAAGAACAAATGTCAAAAATTCAACCTGAAGATAAGTacttaaaacaaaatttattattgcaAGTTCTTAAACAATTGGAAACTCCCCAAGGAACAATTAAACCTTTTCTTGAAggcatatttttaagtaaagTTAATGAATCTGATTTGTCAAAACATAACGAATCCACTATTGTTACAATTTTGGTG TACGCTTCAAGGATGATGtttaaacaaaagaaaaagataaaaagaagaCACTTAAAGTTAATGAAAATAGTAACACCTTCACTTTCTGATGGAAAAAGTAAGTGTTTAACGCATACACATATAGAAGATCCCTTatataatgatgaaaaaattacaaaaaatgtaatattacGTGAACATAACATaaacaaaaacataaaaacatCAAAGACAAAAAAGGACAGAACAAAAACTATTATAGAAATACATATGCAAGTGCTTGAAGAATgcagaaatgaaaaatgggAATCCAATAAAggagaatttttaaaaatatgcatagaAGTGTTTacgaatgaaaaatataaaatttatccTCATTTAACAAACGAAGAACTGATAATggaaagtaataaaataatgaatgacgctgaattacaaaaattgCTGTGGAATAAATGGGTAGAAAGATATGGAAACCTCttagaaaaattgaaaaaagaagattgGTTTAgcaatttgaaaaatgaatggaaaaaagaaaaagcttacataaaaaaaatggaagaattaaaaaagaaatcttCTAATGAAAACCAcaacttttcatttttagaaagagaaaaagatatatggaAACAGTGGATATTCAAAAAGGGTACTATTATAGAACATTATTTGGAAAAGGAATGGTTTAAATCATCGGAAGAGAAGTTGCagaatatgttatataagaTTGAAATTGAAGAAGCTATAAATGATGTAACATTAATAAGTATGGAAGAACTGCAGAACAAGAAATGTTATCAAGAATTCtataaatacgtaaaaaCAAAAGTACTAGTAAAACTTTGTATACTCGTATTTATGATGGTATTAGAAGAATGTAAAAAAGAGCACTTTATAGAAAGTAGTGAATCATATTTTGATAGTTCCCTAAAAGAATGGAAGAGAGAAACAAATTTAACGAAAGTAtcagaaattataaaaagcaTAACTAATGATAAAGGGTACATTTCggaaaataaggaaaatactGATCATATAGAAGAAAACTTTAGAAAGGATATAGCTGATTGGATAAGTGAagaagataaatatataaatttcataGTTAATGATGAGTAG
- a CDS encoding PIR protein, with protein sequence MENINEEFLNKLLEGSQSSNIYNKLNENVTGSQYDTICNVINEYKNGNVFPSGIYDLCKQIARNADDLSKMLNKRGYHNQCLHYTYWIYYELKKILKQSSEDVKTKHIIKYLELKNNIYKEYQLHKCRPDIKDNNMNELNEKVDEKYLHDYFQNYDIIKTYSACERATFQNYKEYLTNISKLYMKHKKDKQCCDDPFWDSCPDYFKCPNEFDPNNLLQVLNSNTNGRCNNLKKLEKTSKSVYPMNSGGSQTDIISSFYFISCTDITDKRQKCNVFPSYPASMKNPSSSFTQHPPYHVTVTIDGQPRTSVDTLSQRERPGSTENSVQPEHLPFSDQLSLNGSPETKEKDVCTTPGYVKDSSGNCREPNVRETTTIELRINEYHPNKKRAYISFKNNSISSNTFNNFFRAGIILTLIVGIISIIFIYYKFTPFGICFRKKMSKKKGIHDYYDDPYMRHFIIRAPKSVKRKVGTKGLRFSYYSM encoded by the exons atggaaaatataaatgaagaatttttg AATAAACTTTTAGAAGGATCACAAtcaagtaatatatataataaattaaatgaaaatgtcACTGGAAGCCAATATGATACAATTTGTAATgtaataaatgaatacaaaaatggaaatgttttTCCAAGCGGAATTTATGATCTATGTAAGCAAATTGCAAGAAATGCGGATGATTTAtcaaaaatgttaaataaaaGAGGATATCATAATCAATGTTTACATTACACATACTGGATATATTatgaactaaaaaaaattttaaaacaaagcTCGGAAGATgttaaaacaaaacatataattaaatatttggaattgaaaaataatatttataaggaATATCAATTACATAAGTGTCGACCTGACATTAAGGATAACAATATGaatgaattaaatgaaaaggtTGATGAGAAATATTTACAtgattattttcaaaattatgatattattaaaacCTACTCTGCGTGCGAACGTGCTACATTTCAAAACTACAAGGAATATCTTACTAATATTAGTAAATTATACATGAAGCACAAAAAGGATAAGCAATGCTGTGATGATCCATTTTGGGATAGCTGTCcagattattttaaatgtccAAATGAATTTGATCCTAATAATCTCTTACAAGTATTAAATTCTAACACAAATGGTAGATGtaataacttaaaaaaattagaaaaaactTCAAAATCCGTTTATCCAATGAATTCTGGGGGTTCCCAAACAGATATTATaagttcattttattttattagctGTACAGATATTACAGATAAAAGACAGAAATGTAATGTGTTTCCTTCTTACCCTGCATCTATGAAAAATCCTTCTTCATCCTTTACTCAACATCCACCTTATCATGTAACTGTTACGATCGATGGACAACCAAGAACTTCTGTAGATACCTTGTCACAAAGAGAGAGACCAGGATCAACTGAAAATTCAGTACAACCGGAACATTTACCCTTTTCAGATCAATTAAGTCTAAATGGGTCTCCAGAAactaaagaaaaagatgTTTGTACAACACCAGGATATGTAAAAGATTCATCAGGAAATTGCAGGGAGCCAAATGTGCGTGAAACAACAACTATTGAATTAAGGATAAATGAATATCATCCCAACAAAAAAAGAGCTTATATATCATTCAAGAATAATTCTATTTCTTCTAATACATTCAACAATTTTTTCCGTGCCGGTATCATATTAACTTTGATAGTGGGAATaatttccattatttttatttattataaa TTTACTCCCTTTGGAATATGTTTTCGTAAAAAGATGTCAAAGAAAAAGGGAATTCACGATTATTATGATGATCCGTATATGCGGCATTTTATAATCCGTGCTCCAAAATCGGTTAAAAGAAAGGTTGGAACTAAGGGATTAagattttcttattattccATGTGA